A single genomic interval of Alcaligenes sp. SDU_A2 harbors:
- a CDS encoding LysR substrate-binding domain-containing protein codes for MRHGIPSLGALQAFEATARLGSFSRAAEELSLTHSAVYRQVSGLEQRLGVQLLGRVRRRLVLTPAGRDYAARIRHHLEQIGKDTFSLVARAGVGRSVHLAVLPTLSTVWLMPRLAAFSRCYPDITVSLSVRTQPFQFGDHPFDAAIYHGRQLWPQTQGIRLFDEGELVPVCTPALAASAPLQELRHLHMSTRPDSWFDWYRSAGLEPGLHVSAGPRYELFSLILAALRADMGVALMPRFLIDSELACGDLVLAASHAMPVQEAYFFSYPTANEPGEAVLLLAQWLAQNQKEIP; via the coding sequence ATGAGACACGGCATACCCAGCCTGGGCGCGTTGCAGGCCTTCGAGGCCACGGCTCGGTTAGGATCGTTTTCGCGTGCAGCAGAAGAGTTATCGTTGACGCACAGCGCGGTCTACCGTCAGGTCAGCGGCCTGGAGCAACGCCTGGGCGTCCAATTGCTCGGGCGGGTACGGCGTAGGCTGGTTCTGACACCGGCCGGGCGCGACTATGCCGCCCGCATACGGCATCACCTGGAGCAGATCGGCAAGGACACCTTCAGTCTGGTTGCCCGCGCAGGCGTGGGGCGCAGCGTGCATCTGGCCGTCCTGCCGACGCTATCTACCGTGTGGCTGATGCCGCGTCTGGCCGCGTTCAGCCGTTGCTATCCGGATATTACCGTCAGCCTGTCCGTGCGCACCCAGCCTTTTCAGTTTGGCGATCATCCTTTCGATGCAGCCATTTATCATGGTCGACAGTTGTGGCCTCAGACGCAGGGCATACGCTTGTTTGACGAGGGCGAGCTGGTGCCGGTGTGCACGCCGGCACTGGCGGCCAGCGCACCATTGCAGGAATTGCGGCATTTGCACATGTCCACCCGTCCGGACAGTTGGTTTGATTGGTATCGTTCGGCTGGACTGGAGCCGGGTCTGCATGTCAGTGCCGGGCCGCGCTACGAACTGTTTTCCCTGATACTGGCAGCGTTGCGCGCCGACATGGGGGTGGCCCTGATGCCGCGCTTCTTGATTGACAGCGAACTGGCCTGCGGCGATCTGGTGCTGGCGGCCTCGCACGCCATGCCAGTGCAGGAAGCGTATTTTTTCAGCTATCCGACGGCTAATGAGCCGGGTGAAGCGGTGTTGCTGCTGGCCCA
- a CDS encoding acyl-CoA dehydrogenase — protein sequence MSSSPSFHWDDPLLLNQQLNDEERMVRDAAHAYAQDKLLPRVLEAFRHERTDPAIFAEMGELGLLGATIPEEYGGAGLNYVSYGLIAREVERVDSGYRSMMSVQSSLVMVPIFEFGSEEQKRHYLPKLASGQWIGCFGLTEPNHGSDPGAMETRAVKVDGGYRLSGSKMWITNSPIADVLVVWAKVVGGQDDGKIRGFILDKGMAGLSTPAIHGKVGLRASLTGEIVMDNVEIQDKRMLPGVSGLRGPFTCLNSARYGIAWGALGAAESCWHTARQYTLDRMQFGRPLAATQLIQKKLADMQTDITLALQGCLRLGRMKDEGTAAVEITSMMKRNSCGKALDIARLARDMLGGNGISDEFGVARHLVNLEVVNTYEGTHDVHALILGRAQTGIQAFF from the coding sequence ATGTCTTCCTCCCCCTCGTTTCATTGGGACGATCCCCTGCTGCTGAATCAGCAGCTCAACGACGAAGAGCGCATGGTGCGCGACGCCGCCCACGCTTACGCACAGGACAAGCTGCTGCCGCGCGTGCTGGAGGCATTTCGCCACGAACGCACCGACCCGGCTATTTTTGCCGAAATGGGCGAACTGGGCCTGCTGGGTGCCACCATCCCTGAAGAATACGGCGGTGCCGGCCTGAACTACGTCAGCTACGGATTGATCGCCCGTGAAGTGGAGCGGGTGGACTCCGGCTATCGATCCATGATGAGCGTACAGTCCTCGCTGGTCATGGTGCCCATCTTTGAATTCGGCAGCGAAGAACAAAAGCGGCACTATCTGCCCAAACTGGCCAGCGGCCAATGGATAGGCTGCTTCGGCCTGACCGAACCAAACCACGGCTCGGACCCCGGTGCCATGGAAACCCGGGCCGTCAAGGTCGACGGAGGCTATAGACTGAGCGGCAGCAAAATGTGGATCACCAACTCGCCCATTGCCGATGTGCTGGTGGTGTGGGCCAAGGTCGTCGGCGGTCAGGACGATGGCAAGATTCGCGGCTTCATTCTGGACAAGGGCATGGCCGGACTGTCTACCCCTGCCATCCACGGCAAGGTCGGTTTGCGCGCCTCGCTGACCGGCGAAATCGTCATGGACAATGTAGAAATCCAGGACAAACGGATGCTGCCTGGCGTCAGCGGGCTACGCGGCCCCTTCACCTGCCTGAACTCGGCCCGCTACGGCATCGCCTGGGGCGCGCTGGGCGCTGCCGAGTCGTGCTGGCACACGGCACGCCAATACACGCTGGATCGTATGCAGTTTGGCCGTCCCCTGGCCGCCACCCAGCTTATCCAGAAAAAACTGGCCGATATGCAAACCGACATCACCCTGGCGCTACAAGGCTGTCTGCGCCTGGGCCGGATGAAAGATGAAGGCACGGCAGCCGTGGAAATTACGTCCATGATGAAACGCAATTCCTGCGGCAAGGCCCTGGACATCGCCCGTCTGGCACGCGACATGCTGGGCGGCAACGGCATCTCCGACGAGTTCGGCGTGGCACGCCATCTGGTCAACCTGGAAGTGGTCAACACCTACGAAGGCACCCACGACGTGCATGCCCTGATCCTTGGCCGGGCCCAGACGGGCATACAAGCGTTTTTCTGA
- a CDS encoding LysE family translocator, which produces MNTILYISYIATIAAIIATPGPNAALMVSHSMKYGKEAIFLNSIGSAVAASVLIAISLFFIDKIIPENAIPALSAIGSIYLINLGIKNLTNKEKTKHQEGRKTQKTIFYQSFITGISNPKDIIFFILFLPQFLDTSINIGTASTLLISGWIICDLFIMSCYGLIAQKSKKTLSDNHIKHITRAMGFIILSIGCGLAYHSFLELTKT; this is translated from the coding sequence GTGAATACTATTTTATATATATCGTATATCGCCACCATTGCAGCGATCATAGCAACACCAGGACCAAACGCGGCATTGATGGTGTCTCATTCCATGAAATATGGCAAAGAGGCCATATTCCTGAACTCCATAGGAAGCGCAGTTGCCGCATCCGTATTAATAGCCATTTCATTGTTTTTTATCGACAAGATAATACCAGAAAATGCAATACCGGCACTATCAGCAATAGGTTCTATTTACCTAATAAACCTAGGCATAAAAAACCTAACAAACAAGGAAAAAACAAAACACCAAGAAGGCAGAAAAACGCAAAAAACAATATTTTATCAATCATTCATAACAGGAATAAGCAATCCCAAAGACATTATTTTCTTTATTTTATTTTTGCCACAATTTTTAGACACATCAATCAACATAGGAACCGCATCAACACTGCTGATATCAGGCTGGATAATATGTGACTTATTCATTATGTCATGCTATGGACTGATAGCTCAAAAATCAAAAAAAACACTATCAGACAATCACATAAAACACATAACAAGAGCTATGGGATTCATCATTCTATCTATTGGCTGCGGCTTAGCCTATCACTCCTTCTTAGAGCTAACAAAAACTTGA
- a CDS encoding MaoC family dehydratase, with product MKFDEFEVGMVIHHPLVPVTREEMLEFARQYDPQWFHVDEERAEHGHWNGLIGSGWLTCSKAMRMAVDSALHDSESFASPGLERLRWLLPVRPGDSIRLEATVASKRVSSSRSDLGIVRWFWNVYNQHDELVVELEATSMFDLK from the coding sequence ATGAAATTCGATGAATTTGAAGTGGGCATGGTCATTCATCACCCGCTTGTGCCCGTTACGCGGGAAGAAATGCTGGAATTCGCTCGTCAATACGATCCGCAATGGTTTCATGTGGACGAGGAGCGTGCTGAACACGGCCATTGGAATGGTCTGATCGGCAGTGGTTGGCTGACATGCAGCAAGGCTATGCGCATGGCGGTGGACTCTGCGCTACACGATTCCGAATCGTTTGCGTCTCCAGGTTTGGAGCGTCTGCGCTGGTTGTTGCCGGTGCGCCCTGGGGACTCTATTCGTCTGGAAGCGACGGTCGCCTCCAAGCGAGTCTCGTCCAGTCGCAGCGATCTGGGCATTGTGCGCTGGTTCTGGAATGTCTATAACCAGCACGACGAACTGGTGGTGGAGTTGGAAGCGACCAGCATGTTTGATTTGAAGTGA
- a CDS encoding alpha/beta fold hydrolase, with translation MTTLDTSLQFASLTQGGQAIQLEYQWIRPELRDAPLLVFLHEGLGSISMWKDWPAQLCEQAGCSGLMYSRYGYGRSTPRSEHGPKTPDYLHEQALEVLPQLLEQLGEEGQRPVVLVGHSDGGSIALLAASGFGDRLQGIVTMAPHLFVEDISLRGILVARDAYEQGFLRERLARYHDDVESAFWGWNRTWTEPAFRDWNIEAEVAKITCPILAIQGVDDEYGTLEQIRRIRALVPHTELLELEQCGHLPYRDQQDKVNQAIVDFLRAHRQNNPD, from the coding sequence ATGACGACACTGGACACATCCCTGCAATTTGCATCGCTCACGCAAGGCGGGCAAGCGATACAGCTGGAATATCAATGGATACGCCCCGAGCTTCGGGACGCGCCGCTGCTGGTCTTTCTGCATGAAGGACTTGGTTCGATCAGCATGTGGAAAGACTGGCCCGCCCAACTGTGCGAACAAGCCGGCTGCAGCGGCCTGATGTATTCGCGTTATGGCTATGGCCGCAGTACGCCGCGCAGCGAACATGGACCCAAGACTCCCGATTACCTGCACGAACAGGCATTGGAGGTGCTGCCACAACTACTGGAACAACTGGGCGAAGAGGGTCAGCGTCCTGTCGTGCTGGTAGGCCACAGCGACGGCGGCTCTATCGCCCTGCTGGCTGCCAGCGGATTTGGCGACCGTCTGCAAGGCATTGTGACGATGGCCCCGCATCTATTTGTCGAGGACATATCCCTGCGCGGCATTCTGGTGGCCCGCGACGCCTACGAACAAGGCTTTCTGCGAGAGCGACTGGCACGCTACCACGACGATGTGGAGTCCGCTTTCTGGGGCTGGAACCGGACCTGGACCGAACCGGCCTTTCGCGACTGGAATATCGAAGCTGAGGTGGCCAAAATCACCTGCCCTATCCTGGCCATACAGGGAGTGGATGACGAATACGGGACGCTAGAGCAGATACGCCGCATCCGCGCATTGGTGCCGCACACCGAACTGCTGGAGCTGGAACAATGCGGCCACCTGCCCTACCGGGATCAGCAAGACAAGGTGAACCAGGCCATTGTCGACTTCCTGCGCGCGCACCGCCAAAACAATCCCGACTAG
- a CDS encoding L-threonylcarbamoyladenylate synthase, with translation MADTVPMPSDQDIQQAAERLAQGRLVAFPTETVYGLGADAENPDAVRGIYRAKGRPSDHPLIVHVAPGADLLYWAAQVPPVAQQLIAAFWPGPLTLILPRNPQIPDTVSGGQSTIGLRCPSHPVAQALLGRMAALKPSGQAGVAAPSANKFGQVSPTAASHVREEFSDLSADELLILEAGPSEVGIESTIVDVSRTGQGLGAVLLRPGHVTAAMIAQVIGYEPALPDAQAPQVSGSLKAHYAPRTPLSLFDPDSVPAMQAALAQGGRQAIVAFASLAPFAADMHDWYVCAPEPQAYAQDLYAMLRRLDQGQYEHIWVQRCPDTPGWRAVNDRLGRAAAAFEG, from the coding sequence ATGGCTGATACCGTTCCTATGCCTAGCGATCAGGATATTCAGCAGGCGGCCGAACGCTTGGCGCAGGGGCGCTTGGTGGCTTTCCCGACCGAGACGGTCTACGGCCTGGGGGCCGATGCCGAAAATCCCGATGCCGTGCGGGGCATTTACCGTGCCAAAGGCCGTCCGTCCGATCATCCTCTGATCGTGCATGTGGCTCCCGGTGCGGATCTGTTGTATTGGGCGGCTCAGGTGCCGCCGGTGGCACAGCAATTGATCGCTGCGTTCTGGCCGGGGCCGCTGACGCTGATTTTGCCGCGTAATCCGCAGATTCCGGATACGGTCAGCGGTGGACAGTCCACCATCGGGCTGCGCTGTCCTTCACATCCTGTGGCGCAGGCCTTGCTCGGCCGTATGGCGGCGTTGAAACCCAGCGGGCAGGCAGGCGTGGCAGCGCCTTCGGCCAATAAATTCGGTCAGGTGTCGCCCACGGCGGCCAGCCATGTGCGCGAGGAATTTTCGGACTTGTCGGCCGACGAGCTACTGATTCTGGAGGCGGGGCCCTCGGAAGTGGGTATCGAGTCCACGATTGTCGATGTTTCTCGCACAGGGCAGGGGTTGGGGGCGGTATTGTTGCGTCCTGGTCATGTGACGGCGGCCATGATTGCCCAGGTCATCGGTTACGAGCCGGCCTTGCCCGATGCGCAGGCACCACAGGTGTCCGGTAGCCTGAAAGCCCACTATGCGCCGCGCACGCCCTTGTCGCTGTTTGACCCGGATAGCGTTCCTGCTATGCAGGCGGCATTGGCGCAAGGCGGACGTCAGGCCATCGTGGCTTTTGCATCGCTGGCACCCTTTGCGGCGGATATGCACGATTGGTATGTGTGCGCGCCCGAGCCCCAAGCCTATGCGCAGGATCTGTACGCCATGCTGCGTCGTCTGGATCAAGGTCAATACGAGCACATCTGGGTGCAGCGTTGTCCTGATACCCCCGGTTGGCGGGCCGTCAACGACCGCCTGGGCCGCGCGGCCGCCGCTTTCGAGGGCTAG